From Vitis vinifera cultivar Pinot Noir 40024 chromosome 14, ASM3070453v1, a single genomic window includes:
- the LOC100246270 gene encoding pentatricopeptide repeat-containing protein At5g56310, with the protein MSSPTKNRICSSYRPTAILQGHGTTNSNRPQMRPPKPPSFTKLSILTSVLHPPPPPPPRFSLLADKCTSMHQLKQIHAQMIVSARIHDNYAASRLLSFCALSESGDLSYALRLFNNTQEPNSFMWNTLIRAHASSLNPSEALLLYVDMRRLDVIPDLNLHVVNGLVRAYSVSCDVRNARRVFDEVSERSLSIWTTMISGYAQNYCSNEALELFDQMIVEGLEPNGATLASVLSACAQSGCLDLGERIHVFMEEKGIEVGVILGTALVHMYAKNGAILMAQKLFDTISERNTATWNAMICGLAVHGHAKEALDRFWKLEKEQIVPNDITFVGVLSACCHAGLLSVGRKIFHLMKRVYGIEPKIEHYGCMVDLLGRGGELLEAEELIKGMAWKADVVILGALLGSCKNHGNIEIAERVVKEILVLEPHNHGVYVVLSNMYAEAGRWEDVLRLRKVMKSGNLKKTPGWSLVDSDN; encoded by the exons ATGAGCTCTCCAACGAAAAACCGCATCTGTTCATCCTACCGTCCAACGGCCATACTTCAGGGTCATGGCACAACTAATTCGAACCGACCTCAAATGCGCCCGCCAAAACCACCCTCCTTCACAAAACTATCTATCCTCACATCTGTTCTTCATCCACCGCCGCCTCCGCCACCGCGATTCTCTCTTCTCGCAGACAAATGTACCTCTATGCATCAACTCAAGCAGATCCACGCCCAAATGATAGTCTCGGCTCGCATCCACGACAACTACGCCGCCAGTCGATTACTTTCCTTCTGTGCTCTCTCGGAGTCCGGCGATCTCAGTTACGCTTTGAGGCTTTTCAACAACACCCAAGAGCCCAACTCCTTTATGTGGAACACCCTCATTAGAGCTCATGCTAGTAGCCTTAACCCATCTGAAGCTTTACTTCTTTATGTTGATATGAGAAGACTTGATGTCATACCAG ACTTGAATTTGCATGTTGTTAACGGGTTGGTGAGGGCCTACTCTGTTTCTTGCGATGTGAGGAATGCCCGCAGAGTGTTTGATGAGGTTTCGGAGAGAAGTTTGAGTATTTGGACGACGATGATAAGTGGGTATGCTCAGAATTATTGCTCAAATGAGGCCTTGGAACTTTTCGATCAAATGATTGTGGAAGGGTTAGAACCGAATGGTGCAACGCTGGCTTCTGTGTTGTCGGCATGTGCTCAATCCGGGTGTTTGGATTTAGGGGAGAGGATTCATGTTTTTATGGAAGAGAAAGGGATTGAAGTGGGAGTGATTCTTGGCACGGCATTGGTGCACATGTATGCGAAGAATGGAGCAATTTTGATGGCTCAAAAGCTGTTTGATACTATATCTGAAAGAAATACTGCCACATGGAATGCCATGATATGCGGGTTGGCTGTTCATGGGCATGCCAAAGAAGCACTTGACCGCTTTTGGAAGCTAGAGAAGGAGCAGATCGTTCCAAACGATATCACGTTTGTTGGGGTTTTATCTGCTTGTTGCCATGCTGGCTTGCTTAGCGTTGGTCGGAAGATATTCCATTTGATGAAAAGGGTATATGGAATTGAGCCCAAGATAGAACATTACGGATGCATGGTTGATCTACTTGGGCGTGGTGGGGAGTTACTAGAGGCGGAGGAGCTGATCAAAGGAATGGCTTGGAAAGCTGATGTGGTGATTTTGGGAGCTCTGTTGGGATCTTGTAAGAACCATGGAAATATTGAGATTGCCGAAAGAGTGGTGAAAGAAATTCTCGTTTTGGAACCTCACAATCATGGGGTTTATGTTGTGTTGTCCAACATGTATGCAGAGGCAGGGAGGTGGGAGGATGTTTTGAGGCTGAGGAAGGTGATGAAATCAGGAAATCTGAAGAAAACGCCTGGATGGAGCCTTGTTGATAGTGATAATTAA
- the LOC100241149 gene encoding protein DUF642 L-GALACTONO-1,4-LACTONE-RESPONSIVE GENE 2 — protein MLVKPTCFTESMGLLPHSLLQRVALSNISVVETSKKLFYIHTYACKTSLLNISRVNAMALSPSSEIRMQLGLCLLPILFIALASTAADLQNPDFESPPSNLPENSTAPFELLTANNTIPGWTFDGTVQYVTAGPTIALPGNGHAIQLGQDGKINQTFIANTNTMNYILTFTLALGDQNCSAIADILVSAPDSRGVFSLKQHYGKETWESYGHYLGGWRDGEHINLVIQSQTTEPNPNSTCWPIVDTLLLKGVATLDKGNGNLLPNGGFESGPDFLSNSTEGILLDPVSSPIQSAIQQWSVLGTVKYIDSKNYFVPEGNAAIEFISGISTGIQTASTLTEGSAYNLDFTLGDANDSCVGTFILGAQAGSTVQNFTLQSKGTGSAKNFSMTFKADSSVTPISFLSYSSSQTKDGVFCGPVVDNVILQASYGLKPEIPSKVTFCWLVFLVAILQLTM, from the exons ATGCTTGTGAAACCCACATGCTTCACCGAGTCCATGGGTTTGCTCCCCCACTCTTTACTCCAGCGCGTGGCTTTGTCAAATATATCCGTAGTCGAAACTTCAAAGAAGCTTTTCTATATACACACATATGCATGTAAAACCAGTCTATTAAATATCTCCAGAGTCAATGCTATGGCGCTCTCTCCTTCGTCTGAGATCAGAATGCAACTGGGTTTATGCCTCCTCCCAATTCTCTTCATTGCTCTGGCATCTACAG CCGCAGATCTGCAGAATCCAGATTTTGAATCGCCCCCATCAAACTTGCCAGAAAATTCCACTGCCCCATTTGAACTGTTGACAGCAAACAACACGATTCCAGGATGGACATTTGATGGCACGGTCCAATATGTAACCGCTGGTCCAACCATAGCATTGCCAGGCAATGGACATGCCATACAGTTGGGCCAAGACGGAAAAATCAACCAAACTTTCATTGCTAATACCAACACTATGAACTACATACTGACTTTCACCCTTGCCCTGGGTGATCAGAACTGTTCAGCCATTGCTGACATCCTAGTCTCAGCACCAGACAGTAGAGGCGTCTTCTCTTTGAAGCAGCATTATGGGAAGGAAACATGGGAAAGCTATGGCCACTACTTGGGCGGTTGGAGGGATGGGGAGCACATCAACCTTGTGATTCAAAGCCAAACTACAGAACCCAATCCTAATTCCACATGTTGGCCGATAGTGGACACATTGCTTCTCAAAGGTGTAGCGACTCTTGATAAAGGCAATG GTAACCTGCTGCCTAATGGAGGATTTGAGTCAGGGCCTGATTTTCTCAGCAACTCAACCGAGGGGATTTTACTTGATCCGGTGTCAAGTCCAATTCAATCTGCAATACAACAGTGGTCTGTTCTAGGGACTGTCAAATACATAGACTCCAAAAACTACTTTGTCCCTGAAGGCAATGCTGCAATTGAGTTCATCTCAGGGATTTCAACTGGCATACAGACTGCAAGCACACTCACAGAGGGTTCTGCTTATAACTTGGACTTCACACTTGGAGATGCTAATGACTCGTGTGTGGGAACTTTCATATTAGGAGCTCAAGCTGGATCAACAGTTCAGAATTTCACTCTCCAGAGCAAAGGGACTGGATCAGCAAAGAACTTCTCTATGACATTCAAGGCAGATTCAAGTGTAACTCCAATTAGTTTTCTCAGCTATTCCAGTAGCCAGACAAAAGATGGTGTTTTTTGTGGTCCTGTGGTTGACAATGTGATTTTGCAAGCTTCGTATGGATTGAAGCCAGAAATACCAAGTAAGGTTACATTCTGTTGGCTAGTTTTCTTGGTAGCCATTCTACAGCTCACTATGTGA
- the LOC100251407 gene encoding cytochrome P450 94B3 — MVGVSSETDRGGHNLGQSASMAMSMSMFLFTVAQSLAMMSLFLFYLLLLLLCREAAGRYSRNGPPTYPIIGCLLSFYSNRRRLLDWYTDLIAHSPTRTIVVHRFGARRTIVTANPENVEYMLKTNFNNFPKGKPFTQILGDFLGCGIFNVDGELWRTQRKLASHEFGAKSWRQFAVRSLQEEVEQRLLPLLESLAEDAHKTVDLQELLRRLAFNMVCKVSLGIDPFSLDPSLPALPLARAFDTASEICAGRAAAPVFAVWKIKRALRVGSERRLRKAIEEVHACVDDIIRKKKKMMEKKGSDDDNGNEDLLTRLISAGHGHEVIRDTVISFIMAGRDTTSAAMTWLFWLLSRHQDIEEELVKELWATTDKEKCLDYDSLNEMKLLKACLCESMRLYPPVAWDSKHALTHDILPDGTPVRAGDRVTYFPYGMGRMEALWGKDRFEFKPDRWFLEPDKERGELRRVCPYRFPIFQAGPRVCLGKEVAFLQMKYVVGSILRQFEIRPVGLDEPVFVPLLTAHMAGGLNVSVRRRQTLVR; from the coding sequence ATGGTGGGTGTGAGTAGTGAAACCGATCGAGGAGGACATAATCTAGGTCAGTCAGCATCCATGGCCATGTCCATGTCCATGTTTTTGTTTACGGTGGCACAATCACTTGCTATGATGTCGCTCTTCCTGTTCtatctcctcctcctcctcttatGCCGTGAGGCAGCTGGGAGGTACTCTCGCAATGGCCCCCCCACGTACCCCATCATCGGATGCTTGCTTTCCTTCTACAGCAATCGCCGCCGTCTGTTAGACTGGTACACTGATCTTATTGCTCACTCCCCCACCCGCACCATCGTGGTGCACCGCTTTGGTGCACGCCGCACCATCGTCACCGCCAACCCCGAAAACGTGGAGTACATGCTCAAGACTAATTTCAACAACTTCCCCAAGGGCAAGCCCTTCACCCAAATTCTCGGTGACTTTTTGGGCTGTGGCATTTTTAACGTCGATGGCGAGCTCTGGCGCACCCAGCGCAAGCTCGCCAGCCACGAGTTCGGTGCCAAGTCCTGGCGCCAGTTTGCGGTGAGGTCGCTGCAGGAGGAAGTGGAGCAGCGGTTGTTGCCTCTGCTGGAGTCGTTGGCGGAGGACGCCCACAAGACAGTGGACTTGCAGGAGCTGTTGCGGCGACTCGCTTTCAATATGGTTTGTAAGGTTTCGCTGGGGATAGATCCGTTTTCCTTGGATCCTTCTTTGCCGGCGTTGCCTCTGGCGAGAGCTTTCGACACGGCGTCGGAGATATGCGCCGGAAGGGCAGCGGCCCCGGTGTTTGCTGTATGGAAGATCAAGAGAGCGCTGAGAGTGGGATCCGAACGGAGACTGAGAAAGGCCATTGAAGAAGTTCATGCATGCGTTGACGACATAATTcgcaaaaagaagaagatgatggagAAGAAAGGAAGTGATGATGATAACGGCAATGAAGATCTCCTGACTCGATTGATATCGGCCGGACACGGGCATGAGGTGATAAGGGACACCGTCATCAGCTTCATCATGGCCGGACGAGACACGACTTCGGCGGCCATGACGTGGCTCTTCTGGCTGCTTTCCCGCCATCAGGACATAGAAGAAGAGCTGGTGAAGGAGCTGTGGGCTACTACAGACAAGGAAAAATGTTTAGATTATGATTCTCTGAATGAGATGAAGCTCTTGAAAGCCTGTCTCTGCGAGTCCATGAGGCTATATCCGCCTGTGGCCTGGGACTCCAAGCACGCCCTCACCCATGATATCTTGCCGGACGGCACGCCCGTCCGGGCTGGAGATAGAGTCACTTATTTCCCCTACGGCATGGGGAGAATGGAAGCATTGTGGGGAAAGGACCGATTTGAGTTCAAACCGGACCGCTGGTTTCTTGAACCGGACAAGGAGAGAGGGGAATTGAGGAGGGTTTGTCCCTACAGATTCCCGATTTTTCAGGCCGGTCCGAGGGTATGTCTTGGGAAGGAGGTGGCCTTCCTTCAGATGAAGTACGTGGTGGGATCGATACTTAGACAGTTCGAGATCAGACCGGTTGGTTTGGATGAACCGGTGTTTGTGCCACTCCTGACGGCTCACATGGCTGGTGGGCTCAACGTTTCGGTCCGAAGGAGACAGACGCTTGTTAGATAG
- the LOC100263528 gene encoding sulfite oxidase, translating to MPGLRGPSDYSREPARHPCLRINAKAPFNAEPPRSMLITTYVTPVDLFYKRNHGPIPIVDDIERYSVSVRGLIENPKMLSMKDIWDLPKYDVTATLQCAGNRRTAMSKVRTVKGVGWDIAAIGNAVWGGAKLADVLELVGIPKFTSTTQSGGKHVEFVSVDMCKEENGGPYKASIPLSQASNPEADVLLAYEMNGEPLNRDHGYPLRVIVPGVIGARSVKWLDSINIIAEPCQGFFMQKDYKMFPPSVNWDNIEWSTRRPIMDFPIQCAICSLEDINVIKHGKITVSGYAAAGGGRGVERVDISVDGGKTWVEASRYQKPGIPYVSDDENNDKWAWVLFEAKVDAPHSTEIVAKAVDTAANVQPESVEEIWNLRGVLNTSWHKVQVRVGHSAM from the exons ATGCCGGGCCTCAGAGGGCCATCCGATTATTCACGAGAACCCGCTCGTCATCCATGCCTCCGGATCAATGCCAAG GCGCCTTTTAACGCCGAACCACCGCGTTCAATGTTGATTACCACTTATGTGACGCCAGTGGATTTGTTCTACAAGAGAAATCATGGACCAATCCCTATTGTTGATGACATAGAAAG ATACTCTGTTTCTGTGCGTGGTTTGATTGAAAATCCCAAAATGCTGTCCATGAAAGATATCTG GGATCTTCCAAAGTATGATGTTACTGCCACTTTACAA TGTGCAGGTAACAGAAGAACAGCTATGAGTAAAGTCAGAACCGTGAAAGGAGTCGGCTGGGATATTGCTGCTATTGGAAATG CTGTCTGGGGTGGTGCCAAATTGGCAGATGTTCTTGAACTTGTTGGGATACCTAAGTTCACAAGTACCACACAGTCAGGTGGAAAACATGTTGAATTTGTGAGCGTTGATATGTGTAAG GAGGAGAATGGGGGACCTTATAAGGCATCAATTCCTCTAAGTCAGGCTTCAAACCCTGAAGCTGATGTTTTGCTTGCTTATGAGATGAATGGAGAG CCTCTGAACCGTGACCATGGGTATCCGTTGCGCGTCATTGTCCCAGGGGTCATTGGTGCTCGTTCGGTTAAATGGCTGGATTCCATCAATATTATTGCAGAGCCATGCCAG GGGTTTTTTATGCAAAAAGACTACAAAATGTTTCCACCTTCAGTGAATTGGGATAATATTGAGTGGTCTACCAGGAGGCCAATAATGGATTTTCCTATTCAG TGTGCAATATGCTCCCTGGAAGACATCAATGTGATAAAGCATGGAAAG ATAACTGTTAGTGGATATGCTGCAGCAGGAGGTGGCCGTGGAGTTGAGAGGGTAGATATTTCTGTTGATGGTGGCAAAACCTGGGTAGAAGCTTCCAGATACCAGAAGCCTGGCATTCCATATGTTTCTGATGATGAAAACAATGACAAATGGGCATGGGTGCTTTTTGAGGCCAAAGTTGATGCCCCTCACAGTACTGAAATAGTTGCTAAAGCG GTAGATACAGCAGCAAATGTCCAACCTGAAAGTGTGGAAGAAATTTGGAACTTGAGAGGGGTACTGAACACATCGTGGCACAAGGTTCAAGTTCGAGTTGGTCATTCCGCTATGTAG